The sequence GGTATATGGTTGGCTTAGCTATTGAAACATAATCAAAATTACTTCAAAAAATATGCAGATTAGTTGAAAGAAACAATGGGCTAACTACCCAAAATTCCAGTCTAAATGGGCCGATAATGGGCTCACTACAGTTCGTCGATCAAAACCCAAGATCTCGTCCTCGTCGGCATTTGCTTCATTCTCTCCTTCGCCGGACTCCGTTCCTAATTTTCCAGGTACGCCAATTCTGGGTTCAATGTCTAGAACATTGGAAGTTCTTTACCGTAGATTAGTTTTTGAGCTTTAAACCTTGAGAAGGAATGGATTTTTTGTTAGTGATTATGGTTTAGTCACAAACTGATATCCACCAactgttcgatgaaatgtctgaaagGAGTGGAGAGTTAAAACGTAGGATGTTGATTCTTCTAGGTTTGGTTTTGGTGCTACAAACAAGCAGTCGAATTATATTAATACAGGAGTGTCACATCACACATTTGTCTTTGTCTaatatgtgaaaaaaaaaactttgtctGATATGTGAAGATTTAGCTTAAAATGGAGTATTCAACTGTTATTAACTGCAGTTGCTGCCTCTGGTCATGTAAACTTTGCTTATGTTGTGTTAATAATGCTTAGTGAAAATTAgagttttcttttagttttatttgattttttatcttCTGAAGTGTTTACACTTTGTTTCTCCTTGCAGAGTTTTAAAGAGTAAAAGGGAGAGAAAGATGGTGATTCCACCGGCAGTGAGACCACCACGTCTCTTCGACTACCTCAAACCTTACGTCCTGAAGCTCCACTTCACGAACAAGTTTGTTCACGCCCAAGTCATCCACTCACCAACAGCCACAGTAGCTTGCTCAGCTAGCTCACAGGAGAAAGCATTGAGGGAAACAATGGGGATCACACGCGACGTGGCTGCTGCTGCAAAGATTGGTAAACTCCTTGGAGAAAGGCTCTTGATGAAAGACATTCCAGCTGTTACTATTCACATGAAGAAAGAGCAGATGTATCATGGTAAAGTCAAGGCTGTGATCGATTCCGTCAGGGAAGCTGGCGTCAAGTTGCTTTGAGGATTATTCAACAATCCATCACTTTCATGTTGGGAACATTGTCCTTCTTTTTGGCTTGAGATCAGAGCGTTGCCACAATCAAAGCCTTTGCTTAGTTGTGAAGAAAGATGTCAAAGGAGAATAAATGTTATAAAACTTTGACTATTGGGTTGTAAGATTATGGTGATGATTGTTTTaatggtttttggattttagtttttagtttttggattttggtttttagattttggattttagtttttagtttttcgtttttgattttgcagtagcTTTTAGTTTTTTGAAAATCATGAATGGTTgctttagattttagtttttggtttttgattttatataaaattattattaacactttactctaaaataataaaatataaaatattagcatcaaaatacacataaacttatttgataaaattatatcaaaacagaaactataaatacaaataaaactatcataaatctatataaatacaaaaataatttcaCGAACATCATTGTAGAATTCAGATTTATAAAAACCtaaatggtaattttttttgtttttgaatttaatatataattattattattaaaaaatgatttctacatattttttatttatttatatgtttaatataattgtAACACATTTCATGTAATATATAGGGATAATTAAGAAAAttctatattaataattttatgaaattttaatattacaaaataaatattcagtAACGAGATTTTAAAGTACATTTAATTCtggataattaataattatattttataaaaaataaaagtatattttttaaaaaaatggtaaaataaaaaaaattatgtaattttgttacaaaaattttctatatgtaattcaaatattttaatctaaataaaatatcatttaattaataaagtaGTCTTACTacattaaagatttttttatgaTTAGCAAAAATGTACTATAAATTTTGGCAAATAATACCTAtagattattaaaaaacatgtaaactttacataaataaaatttaaataattaattttattttgttgaaattttttaaaatgttattgaTATGTACAAATGCTTTTTACTTAAGTGATGATTGTTtggatgatttttattttgtaattttagaatttaaatttacatgATAGACAAAAaagaattttgtttattttttcttagtgATTCTTACTATTTTTTGGAATagttatcactaatttatttttgttgtttatacTATATTAATGCATagatatagatatattaataattctacaaaaagaaaaaaaaaagaaaacaaatcacgTACATTGCTCAAGGAATCCAAAAAAatgtagtttttagtttttgctaAGAAGTAGGTAGTTatttcaaaatctagttttccgAAAATTTAGGAAATCTATTTTTCCAAAATCTTGATTGGCAAAAAATTagcttttaaaaaatcaaaaaccaaaaaccattttagaaactacaaacaatcaacctctaTATCAATAGAGAGAGATTCTGTACTCTTGAATAGATAATAGTTGTAAGCCTTTGAATGAACAAGCTAAGTAAGCTTATGGAACACTATGTTTTTGTTGAAGTTTCAATGTTCGTCTTGAGAAGAACATTCGagctaaaatgaaaaaaatgtggTACCTTGATGATATGCAAAAGGGTTTAAACAAGCAAATATAAATCTAACAAATGCACTCTAACTTAAACTAAAAGGGAAAAGAGACTCTCAAGGAGTTAAAAATCTCCAGAAGCAGAAGACAAGATCATTCTGCATCTCTACACACAGAAAAGGAAGTGTATTTTTGCTCTCTCACTTTATCTTTATACAGAAGTTGCTTGATGATGACTAAGGACCCTTTCGGTTCTTCAATGCATTCAACCCATACTGACAGACACAGTTATAATGGAAGTTCAAATATTGAGTCTAGCTTGAGCTGTGGAACCGTTATGCTTAAAGAGAAGACTAGACTTCAAGACTTCCCCATTTTGGGTACCTGATAAAGAGAAACATATGAAAAATAGTTGTTAAGATTGTGGACATGAAGTTCATGCTACAATCTCATATTGATGTTCTGTTGAAGAAACTGTGTTACAAGATAAGTCTGAATCTATATACTTTCTTGGTAGAAACGAACCTTCTTGAGAGGATGACTACTAGAAGCTGGAGCCGGTTTCATAATTTCAAAAGAGCAAACAAGAGACTCGTCCACGCTCAACAATGCACCAGCGTTATCAAACTCTCCACCATAGTTTGGAGCTGAGAATATCGTAACTAACCTCCTATTCGCAAAAAACTCGTACCCATCTTCCACTACCTGCAACACACAAAACCCATCACACATCTCCACTAAAAGTCTCAACcattacaacaacaaaaacacatCTTAGCTTTTTACCTGATGGCCACGGCAAATAAGGTCAAGATCATTCTTATCCAAAAACTCATCGACTTTATCAGCTCCAAAAGTACAAGAGATGCCTCTATCACTATCAGACCATCCTTCCCTCTTCTGGTCAGGATCCGaccaaagcaaatcacaaaGAAGACCGTTGTCCGGAATCTCAGTAGGCCTCTCAATCTCTCGAATCTGATTCAAATTCTCCAACTCCGGCGACAACCCTCCATGCATACACAAGATCTTGTCGTCGATGAGCGCTGCCACGGGTAAAGAGTTGAAGCAATCGGTAAAGATCTTCCAGAGACGTACGTTGAATCTACGCTTGCACTCGTCGTAGAAGCCGTAGATTCTGTTGATCTTGGCGTCCTCGTGGTTGCCTCTCAGGAGATAAA is a genomic window of Brassica napus cultivar Da-Ae chromosome A2, Da-Ae, whole genome shotgun sequence containing:
- the LOC111206110 gene encoding 50S ribosomal protein L18-like; the encoded protein is MVIPPAVRPPRLFDYLKPYVLKLHFTNKFVHAQVIHSPTATVACSASSQEKALRETMGITRDVAAAAKIGKLLGERLLMKDIPAVTIHMKKEQMYHGKVKAVIDSVREAGVKLL
- the LOC111206107 gene encoding serine/threonine-protein phosphatase PP1 isozyme 9-like — its product is MMTSMEGMIEKGVLDDIIRRLLEGRGGKQVQLSECEIRQLCSNARQIFLSQPNLLELHAPIRICGDIHGQYQDLLRLFEYGGYPPSATYLFLGDYVDRGKQSLETICLLLAYKIRYPSKIYLLRGNHEDAKINRIYGFYDECKRRFNVRLWKIFTDCFNSLPVAALIDDKILCMHGGLSPELENLNQIREIERPTEIPDNGLLCDLLWSDPDQKREGWSDSDRGISCTFGADKVDEFLDKNDLDLICRGHQVVEDGYEFFANRRLVTIFSAPNYGGEFDNAGALLSVDESLVCSFEIMKPAPASSSHPLKKVPKMGKS